A window of the Nycticebus coucang isolate mNycCou1 chromosome 3, mNycCou1.pri, whole genome shotgun sequence genome harbors these coding sequences:
- the LOC128582235 gene encoding translation initiation factor IF-2-like — MQIGSLPPRPSPREAGGGRGGERGGGDAGRGGGGEELGRGARRAPCAAGRSGSGGVRLQPAERPPARRGPAPAVATARLLRALQPRRHPRGTAPGPLPGAPARAATRPRLAFRGRAGRPRGAKRRRAAFRHRGPAWQPLARPGALRSSAAAPRAGAVRCTCSSAGPQPTLGQHSPGETNPSAARRASGPARLGSPRSRRPPLRTAAAAARESNSSERRCREPGAHRAPAEGVRRPASEGTRQPGRGLENSPSALRGRAWGAEAGDRVGDPWQRGPRAGGGSGGTPAAGRMRVCAPNCRGGLGFGQSSASHQHLMVKSSVVQRRDCG, encoded by the exons ATGCAAATCGGCTCCCTGCCCCCACGCCCCTCCCCCCGAGAGGCGGGCGGCGGGCGGGGAGGAGAGCGCGGGGGAGGGGACGCGGGCCGGGGAGGGGGCGGCGAGGAGCTCGGAAGAGGGGCGAGACGGGCCCCCTGCGCCGCCGGTCGGTCAGGGAGCGGCGGGGTGCGTCTGCAGCCCGCCGAGCGGCCTCCTGCGCGCCGGGGCCCCGCGCCCGCTGTCGCTACTGCCCGCCTCCTGCGTGCGCTCCAGCCACGCCGGCATCCTCGGGGCACCGCGCCCGGCCCGCTCCCTGGGGCGCCCGCCCGCGCCGCTACCCGTCCTCGCCTCGCCTTCAGAGGCCGAGCCGGCCGGCCGCGGGGTGCCAAGCGCCGCCGAGCCGCATTCCGACACAGAGGGCCGGCCTGGCAGCCGCTCGCCCGGCCCGGCGCGCTGCGTTCGTCGGCGGCTGCTCCGCGAGCCGGGGCGGTGAGGTGCACCTGTTCTTCAGCCGGCCCGCAGCCAACCCTCGGCCAGCACTCTCCGGGAGAGACCAATCCGAGCGCAGCGCGGAGGGCTAGCGGCCCGGCCCGGCTCGGCTCGCCTCGCTCCCGCCGCCCGCCGCTCCGcacagccgccgccgccgcccgagAGTCAAACTCCAGCGAGCGGCGCTGCCGCGAGCCGGGGGCGCACCGGGCGCCCGCGGAGGGTGTGCGCCGACCCGCCTCCGAGGGAACCCGACAACCAGGCAGAGGACTCGAAAACAGCCCCAGCGCCCTGCGGGGTCGGGCGTGGGGAGCAGAAGCAGGAGACCGCGTCGGGGATCCCTGGCAACGCGGACCCCGGGCTGGAGGCGGCTCGGGGGGGACTCCGGCAGCCGGGCGGATGCGAGTGTGTGCGCCCAACTGCCGCGGCGGGCTGGGATTCGGGCAGAGTAGCGCCTCCCACCAACACCTAATG GTGAAGAGCTCAGTGGTACAGCGAAGAGACTGCGGATAG